From the genome of Solanum lycopersicum chromosome 7, SLM_r2.1:
taatatatattgaattgtcACTATCGTGCAAACAAAAGAGCATGGATAAGAGGTATTTTTCTTCATGAATATACTCGCTGCCATAAAATGCTAGGTAGAAGAATTTTGCTTATGATAGATAATTGTCCACCTCATAATAGAAATATTGAAGGACTATAAAATGTTGAATTGTTTTTCTTGCCACCTAACATAACATTCAACATTCAACCTTGTGATGTTGAACTTTTAAGATGTATTATCGTAACAGattttatagtaaaatattaGAAGGTTATGAAGTGGGACAAACTATCTAACAAAGATTAATATTTTGGATGCTATCAATTTTGTGATCCCTACTTGACAACAAATGTTTACTGAGAGACAATAGCAAGTTATTTTCGATACTTTATAATTCATTCGGGCGATGTAATCTCATAGAATTTGAATGAACTCACTTGTTAAAACgtcattcatgaacttgaggtcATGATTAATGATTTCGGttactgatataccgtggtttcacggtataattaatactttttttcttaattttagtgtgtccaaaagtctttttgtgctagtttttatatgagtttctctttgttttgcaggaaatctgtccaaagttgaatgcggagattttgagtgaagaaatgcagaagggACCACCTGTGGAGCtgatgacggtctgtcgtgcttgtgacggtccgtaggtggcagcgtagagaagctactgaaggaagatggggaagtctgaccaagtgtggggttacgtagcttgtgacggtccgtcgtggctatgacggtccgttctgcaggttcgtcatgaagttcagagaagtgatcccagtacccagattccaagagttgaagtgttttgaaacgaagaccctcgatggaccgttgtgcctatgacggtccgtcatacttgccgttgaggggaatgaagaaagcattaaatatattaaataagaattcatgtacttacttcaatgagaaagaataaagtacgaaagtttgcttgattaatcaccaaaaatcacttgtaagaatctccaaatcaaaacactaatacacagagtctaataatatgatgtctaatctcgcAGAGTCTaccctcaaaaatgaggttttttgaactatttataaaaaaataaaaacctaattagacaaggattctaattgctggaaatctgccaaaacgcggctgggtcgacggacctcgcgacggaccgtcgtggtcacgacggaccgtcatggactccgtcgtcccatacttagcaatttcttctgctgctttcttcattcccctcaacggcaagtatgacggaccgtcataggcacaacggtccgtcgagggtcttcgtttcaaaacacttcaactcttggaatctgggtactgggatcacttctctgaacttcatgacgaacctgcaggacggaccgtcatagccacgacggaccgtcacaagctacgtaaccccacacttggtcagacttccccatcttccttcagcagcttctctacgctgccacctacggaccgtaacaagcacgacggaccgtcatcagctccgtaggtggtcccttctgcatttcttcactcaaaatctctgcattcaactttggacagatttcctgcaaaataaagagaaactcatataaaaactagcacaaaaagacttttggacacactaaacttaaggaaaaagtattaattataccgtgaaaccacggtttatcaacaccctcaacttaaattcgttgtttgtcctcaagcgacgcactatgactcactacacaatctttgtacaatagtattcatgttttatcctttgcaatcatttggctatcaatcccgattaatctcctcaaatctatgcatgctatcactattaggcttgaattttgtgggattagaacatgacacagactcatcatgcactaacacctatcctcttcaatttctcaccgaggtgctaataattccggtattgcaactagtgtcctcacttcaaaacaaaatcctaatttttcacacaatgatttcagtttgagtataaggattacttttcaacactcgctctcagaacaaagtcacactcattcttacctattgccataagcttgtcCTTATTTTCAccgccttaagttcgctatacaaccctaaggatcacgataggactttcttagcttgtaacataggctcagagtcaggtagggtatatttaggtatactttagtgactttttgccctccttgacatatcggctaaaccttccactttcgatcactttatctcgccaaGTTTCTctcattctttcaccttgctattttcccttctttcttcatttgtgtaagtgactcttttcctttttctcttttttttcaacgagttcttgagtcactttactttgttctttctctctctttgttctttcaaccccactttccagagtattcctcaaaacagccaccctcaactcatggcttagccatgagtcaaggtacacaatacctaAAGTTGGGTctgggccataacgaaggttgtttatgcattagccaccctcaacttatgattttggcataagctgaggtgcacatgtccaaggagggaccagggccaacataatgttcccagaaaagatcagttggagtgaaaaagaaaggtctaattttaagctcagattatttggatcaaagaaggataactttcatttggtttcttttatttaggctagaaatgggctatctcgaataagggcctatgatcctttccaaattgtctgttacaacttacttttagcaggattAACCAGACAAGTTCTAACTCAGTACCAATgatggactattcaaatttcctcacactcacttgacatctcatcactataccagattattagaTACCTAGTTTGAAttgaagacttagggtaatgcaatggtgtaattcTATTttatgcttagagccacacaattataagttactatgcctagtcatgcaacattttccagttttctcagaatatcattttagccatcatgcttcagagttaaactatgtacaaaagatataaacatgccggttcaacaggaaaagtaatcagtctttttgtggaaaaagaacataggcaagaaaaccccaaaataagatagtgagttgggctgtcagacttcaccctaacactcactttccatttaccccacccccaacaaaaaagcatgcaattgtccccaatgcgtaaaaaatatatctaaatattagagtggtaggtgaagcaaacctatgGCGCAAAGCGTCGacgatcagcaagatggtgggtccggttgcccggaacccacgtcctctgcaatgtgaacaccctcagtggtgtcctcagcaacaagcgcaccatcagtagtgcctcctgcgatctctacagtgcgggagctagacgcctcAGCCGCTaactgtgatgctctgatctggtgcgcctcctcctcagcaagtgaggctctcctcgcagcctccatctctcggcgctccttcttccttgctcgcgcctcatcctctgctcgacccctatgcctcttggcactctctcgagggggagatAGTGGAATTTTTGAAGTAGTAAACAGGGTCGCTAGCACGGTGTCGTCAGCAGGCTCAACAGAAGGGGCCCCAGACTCCTGCACCCTCGCCTCTAGGATTGTGTcaatgtctgcacgaagactgtcgactgtaGCCTAAAGAGTCGACAAATCCGCCGAAGGGGCTGGTtgggctaacactctcaactcaaaggcgtccaagcgctggttGACCTCAacaatcttccgctctgtaaactgcTGCATTTTCCCCTCTAGACGCTCTTCAGACTCAGtgatcgacttctgcatccacgactggatatgatgcagaagagtggccatttgtgcctctagtttttggaccctagcaagcgggaccagtgccggtagaggggctgtgtgagaggagctcggggcagtgctactacccgggatagactcgaccagaGTAGTGTCAGTAGACGCTTTtgtagctgtgcgggcctgggctaccgtatccgcaagatcatcagcaagtgggggcagctctggacggggccctctccgtggagccaactcattggcctcgtctctgatgaggccgacatcaACAGTGCCTTGCGGGGCCTTCAGCTtatctacgtgccatatgggcacacctgcggacctgcaaagggcaaagatcatacacgggaaggggtaggtagtagtgaccttgaatgccctctcgtgcatgacttcctgtagaagccatgcgaagtccacctcgaatccggctatcatcgccgccatcaacactgctcgatcccaggtgacgatgttatcagcagctgtagGTGAAAGGCAGTGtcggacgagcagccacaagaactttgctatGAACGTGAGGTTgaccaggcatcgcttagagtggactctgatgaggctgacagttcagactctacatccggcgcaccagctcaggtccccaccccagcctctgaccagccaaaccggtggtgtgtcgacggccagtttcaagtttactccgacgccaagttcctgactgataaaaggagtaatgactcggacactcaccttggagcggcgggtacttacagggagtctacCAACGATGCTGGAGAtacacaacctcttcaccaggcatcgcttagagtggacaacacgtccgttgggacgatacagcgaggaaatggttcgagagttctacgcatcctatgtagcgactctccgatcacaaatcgataggcgggctgctcccgctaaacaggccccactggagtaGGTTtgagtccggggcgtgcaggttgacatttccctgccagccatccgccggtttctatacggcgagagtgcaaatgctactcggacccccatcactgtcgagtttgactaccgctggcagatagtaaaggatggacagttcttgcGAGCCAGcattgagagagaccaccaagaggtggatggccctgcacctgtcagtagatggaaAGGATGCTGATTGGGTCACTAAGTCGAAGCGGGCCATCAAGAAGTCCAACCTCACGTTCatagcaaagttcttgtggctgctcgtccgaCACTGCCTTTcacccacagctgctgataacatcgtcacctaggatcgagcagtgttgatggcggcgatgatagctggattcgaggtggacttcgcatggcttctacaggcagtcaagcacgagagggcattcaaggtcactactacttaccccttcccgtgtatgatctttgccctttgcaggtccgcaggtgtgcccatatggcaagTAGATCAGCTGAAGgccccgcagggcactgttgacgtcggcctcatcagagacgaggccaatgagttggctccacgcagagggccccgtccagagctgcccccacttgctgatgatcttgcggatacggtagcccaggacCGCACAGCTACACAAACATCCACTGACACTACTCTGGTCGAGTCtgtcccgggtagtagcacagccccgagctcctctcgcacaacccctctaccggcactggtcccacttgctagggtccaaaaactagaggcacaaatggccactcttctgcatcatatctagccgtggatgcagaagtcgatcaCTGAGTCTGAAGAGCCTCTAGAGCGGAAAATGCAgcagtttacagagcggaagattgctgaggtcaACCAACACTTGGAcgtctttgagttgagagtgttagcccgaccagcccctccggtggatttgtcgactcttcaggctgcagtccaCAGTCTTCGTGCaaacatcgacacgatcctagaggcgagggtgccggagtctgaggccccttctgtcgagcctgctgaggacaccgtGCTAGCAGCGCTGTTTACTACTtcagaaattccaccacctccccctcgagagagtgcaaGAGGCGTagggtcgagcagaggatgaggcgcgagcaaggaagaaggagcgccgagagatggaggctgcgaggagagcctcacttgctgaggaggaggcgcaccagatcAGAACATCACAGTTAGCGGCTgaggcgtctagctcccgcactgtataGACAGCAGGAGGGACTtttgatggtgcggttgttgctgaggacaccactgagggtgtccacattgcagaggacgtgggttccggggaaccggacccaccatcttgctgatcgtcggcgctttgcgccacaggtttgcttcacctaccactctaatatttagatatttttttaatgcattggggacaattgcatgcttttttgttgggggtggggtaaatggaaagtgagtgtaaaggtgaagtctgagtagcccaactgactatcctcttttgggattttcttgcctgtgttctttttttcccaaaagactgattactttttctgttgaaccggcatgtttatatcttttgtacatagtttaactctgaagcatgatggctaaaatgatattctgagaaaactggaaaatgttgcatgactaggcatagtaacttataattgtgtggctctaagcatgaaatagaattacaccattgcattaccctaagtcttcaattcgaactaggtatctaataatctggtatagtgatgagatgtcaagtgagtgtgaggaaaatttgaatagtccaccaTTGGtattgagctagaacttgcctggttagtcctgctaaaagtaagctataACAGACAATttggaaaggatcataggcccttattcaagatagcccatttcaagcctaaataaaagaaccaaatgaaagttatctttctttgatccaaataatctgagcttaaaattagaactttctttttcaccccaattgatcttttctgggaacaatatgttggccctggtccctccttggacatgtgcacctcagcttatgccaaaagcataagttgagggtggctaatgcataaacaaccttcgttatggccctgacccaactttaagtattgtgtaccttgactcatggctaagtcatgagttgagggtggctgttttgaggaatactctggaaagtggggttgaaagaacaaagagagagaaaaaacaaagtaaagtgactcaagaactcgttgaaaaaaaagagaaaaaggaaaagagtcacttacagaaatgaagaaagaagggaaaatagcaaggtgaaagaatgggagaaactgggcgagataaagtgatcgaaagtggaaggtttagccgatatgtcaaggagggcaaaaaatcactaaagtatacctaaatataccctacctgactctgagcctatgttacaagctaagaaagtcctatcgtgatcctaagggttatatagcgaacttaaggcagtgaaaataagggcaagcttatggcaataggtatgaatgagtgtgactttgttctgagagcgagtgttgaaaagtaatccttatactcaaacttaaattattgtgtgaaaaattaggattttgttttgaagtgaggacactagttgcaataccggaattgttagcacctcggtgagaaattgaagaggataagtgttagtgcatggtgagtctgtgtcatgttctaatcccacaaaattcaagcctaatagtgatagcatgcatagatttgaagagattaatcgggattgatagccaaatgattgcaaaggataaaacatgaatactattgtacaaagattgtgtagtgagtcatagtgcgtcgcttgaggacaaacaacaattttaagttgagggtgttgatataccgtggtttcacggtataattaatactttttccttaagtttagtgtgtccgaaagtctttttgtgctagtttttatatgagtttctctttgttttgtaggaaatctgtccaaagttgaatgcggagattttgagtgaagaaatgcagaagggaccacctacggagctgatgacggtccgtcgtgcttgtgacggtccgtaggtggcagcgtagagaagctgctgaaggaagatagggaagtctgaccaagtgtggggttatgtAGCTTGTTACGGTCCGTCGtagctatgacggtccgtcctgtaggattgtcatgaagttcagagaagtgatcccagtacccagattccaagagttgaagtgttttgaaacgaagaccctcgacggaccggttttgcctatgacggtctgtcatacttgtcgttgaggggaatgaagaaagcagcagaagaaattgctaagtatgggacgacggagtccatgacggtccgtcgtgaccacgatggtccgtcgcgaggtccgtcgatccagccgcgttttggcagatttctagcaattagaatccttgtttaattaggcttttattttttataaatagttcgaaaaacctcatttttgaggttagactctgcgagattagacatcatattattagactctgtgtactagtgttttgatttggagattcttacaagtgatttttggtgattaatcaagcaaactttcggactttattctttctcattgaagtaagtacatgaattcttatttaatatatttgaatattgtgtttatggctatgagtaactaaactccataactagggttgtgggaaccatagacaaataatgagataaaccctaattagaagaacaattctagaatagtgtcttgcatgtattaataattcttttgtttagaagtctttttaacggatgaccaacgttagatttcgccttaatgctacttgccggaccaaggaggtagataataggaaaagaactattaacatagatttagtgcatactatctaataggctagtattgattggtacgaggtaataacttagtcaaatatcgaatacgatgcttaatatgaggtcaggataagggttaggatagcacacacgtagccggaccaaggtgcggagtaagattttctagatgccggaccaaggatttagaaatacataacttatcactttgcatgcaagaaactaggaaagaattgttatagttagagttatcaagttatgaacctgtggggaacacgtaaaccctagttaatttgattaattgattgaaatccaacattaaaagctgttaagtgtctctttcaagttcgttgtttattttcacttatttagagatagaacccccctttttatatttttactttccaaggaagttattgaccaaacgatagtaataataggttgaggttaagtctagactattttcctcgtgggaacgatcccaacctcactagttgggttatttacttgacatgaccgttttacttctcatttgagaagtaagtttgagcgtatcagttaCCACAATAAAATGGTATCAATAACATGTTGAATTATCCGGgtgaaaatgatatatgttCAGAGGTCCAAAACCACGAAGAAATTGTTGGTAGCTTCAGAAAAAACAATGTTGATGATAAAGTTGAAGATGATATTATGCCTTTGAAGCCAATTACTTGTACGGAAGCATTTATCGCATTTGAAACTGTCACAATTTTATGATGCAGTTCCAAAATACAATATCAGAGATTTTGGATGCATTAAGAAAAAGTTAAAGATGAGCTTCAACtagattcaaattttaagaaaaatagaatataatagaatcatatttcactaaattgtcttaGATGTATTTGtacttttaaagaattattaacttatgatattcatgagaacatatatttatatgaaaaaattacgcggataagcaaacttatactatttaattatttatcaaagcTATAGTTTGCTTAATTACCACtcacgactaacattatacattaattacctggctgacttcgagtttgtataattagtcatgtttgtatatgtataatttgttaggatatacaaataaatatgtataatatacaattttttagcctatatacatatataattcacctctctcccactctctaccctctctcgctcgcctctctcctccctctcccaaacTCGCTTGCCATTTGtaaaaatgtatatgtatgatatacagttatatacaattatatacatatacaattcacctctctcacactctctgccctctcttgctcgcctctctccttcctctctcgatctcgctcgcctctctcctccctctctcgatctcgctcgcctctctcctccctctcccaatctctcttgccatacATATAATTACATAtgataatatacaattatctaaccaataacatatacaattcacttttctcccactcttttcccctctctctcgcctctctcttctctctcccagtctcgctcgcctctcacCTCCATATAACATTAGCTACAAcatgtaattatcaaactatagctatggagagtaattaattatttttatgtggctatatgtgaaagatCCCTATTTATATAGTGGTCAGGTTTTCTAGAAATATACTATCTTATTATCTTATCGAAATtggtaaaaaaattttattgacGAGGTCGAAGGTGAAAAATAttacttcaaaaaattattaagttacTGAATATTAGTTTATAGAGGTTTCATTGTAATAATATTGAGTCATCTATTatataagataaataataatcTGAACACTTCCATTAACGTGGATAATGCACttcttttttcaaacaaaaGGTATTATATACATTTATAAGCATGGTAAAAAGAATAGGTGAATTATCCAACTTTAACTACCATTAATATAGACAGAAGTCACTAATTTGCTTGAATGATAtctttattaacaaaaaatcaaaagattacatTTACTCAGAAAAATAGTTTGACTTTTGCACTACACCTCTCCCTCCACTCCgtcaatttttgttgttttttaaaggataatgcccaagtaccccctcaatctatgcccgaaatcttagagacacacttatactatactaaggtcctattatccccctgaacttattttattaatattttttttaccccttttcgacctacgtggcactatcttgtgggcccaacgaaggttgacttttttttcaaactagtacaacgtaagctaaaaaggggtagaaaattacttgtaaaataagttcaggggggtaatagtaccttagtatagtataagtgtatctctgggatttcgggcataggttgaggggtacttgtgcattatcccttttttaaaaaaaaattatttttgaaatatacgttatattcttaaaatttctatttttatgtcattattaCACCCTACCCCTAACTTCATCCATTCCTCAACCGCTACCCcgttcaatatatttttttttggaaaataatttaaatttttaaaatttcatttttacatGTATTTTTTAGTCTCAAGCCAAGAATTAAAGATATTTCCTGAAATATCATTTTCATTCATCAactaaacattaaaatatatatttaaaaaatattttctactcaccaaccaaacatgaaaaaataaattagaaatctacttgtttttcaaaaaaatattttctacgaaaatatttttatggaaAACATTtcccttcataccaaacacgcCCTTAATCTATGAAAATTATACATcatgaaagaaattgaaataaaatgggaGCAGTATTTGTTTATGTGAATTTAATGTTTGAGTGCATGATATCACATTCGAAGAAATCTGTTGTATGTACCAATCTTTTCACTACAAAAGAAACCTCAATTACCAATAAAAAAATTCgttgataaatttattaaatcgGTTAGCAAATTGAGTTACCAATCAGATGCCAACTTATATTAATTCGTTGCTAAAAAATTCGTCGGTAAATATTACCAgctgaatttaattttttggtaaaaatatcaaacaaaaattagtTGGTAAACACCCAAATATATTGttacaaaaatttgaaatatgaccCTAAAATTTCCGTTGATAAATTTaccaactatttttttattagtatatCGTTAGTTACTCTACTAACGAATTGAAAAGgagttagtaaatttttttcttcatttttcgatTCATATATTGGTAATTTTAGTAACAAAAAATTGTGTTGGTAATTTgccaataaattttgaattcacgGTGAAAAGTTTCAAATTAGGTGGTAAAACACTCCCCAACAAAGATGATTATGTACCAAACGGGAATTGAACCTAACACTTCTTGGTTAAAGATGCAGAGTACTTACCACTACACCACAACCcttatttgtaataaattttaaatactttagtatgattatttatttttctaataaatttactaattgaTTATTAGTTTATTGGTAATATATCATTCAAGTTCAATGCTATCTTAGTAATTGATTgacaatatattcaaaatattattaactgaATGATTATTCAAtggcaaaatatttattaatttattgcattaaaaaatctaagaacacaaatataaatacaaaaataataatcaattttataaattatatttgaatgaaCAATGCAAAATCTATGATAACAAGTTAAATCAATCTGAATATGACAcatatcattatatcaaaaaatttaatttgagtacgtttaccaaaaaaattgaccaagtctaaattttggccaaaagttaaaacgcctaacAACACAAACTGAAAATGAAAGCCTCAAAACCTGACACAACCATCTTGCTAGAtataaaaatgatctttagAATCTAATCGAACTGATAGAATTTTCATCAGAGCACTTTTACAAAAATACTAAGCAAAAACAATTTTTGCCAAAGTTAATAGTTAAATCGGCTAACGGTACAAACTGAATATGAAAAcctcaaaattcaaataaatcatcCTATAAAGCGAAAAATGACCTTCCTTAGCTAACCGCGCTGACGAAATTCAATTTGAGCATATTTCCCAAAAAAATTgacctaattcaaattttagctAAAAGTTAGAAGCTAAAATGCTTAATGATATAAACTGAAAATAAGTCTAAAATCGCAAATCAACCATCCTATGAGATTAAAACTGAATTTATACGGCTAACTTTGGTGACAAAATTTCGATTCGAGTACgattacaaaaaatattgactaaagtgaaattttggccaaaaattAAAAGCTAAAATATCTTACGACATAAACTAAAAACGGAAGCCTC
Proteins encoded in this window:
- the LOC138337503 gene encoding uncharacterized protein, with product MIFALCRSAGVPIWHVDKLKAPQGTVDVGLIRDEANELAPRRGPRPELPPLADDLADTVAQARTATKASTDTTLVESIPGSSTAPSSSHTAPLPALSWMQKSITESEERLEGKMQQFTERKIVEATVDSLRADIDTILEARVQESGAPSVEPADDTVLATLFTTSKIPLSPPRESAKRHRGRAEDEARARKKERREMEAARRASLAEEEAHQIRASQLAAEASSSRTVEIAGGTTDGALVAEDTTEGVHIAEDVGSGQPDPPSC